A window of Methylobacterium bullatum genomic DNA:
ATCCTCCACTCGGCCACCGGCACGATGGCGATCTCCGAGACCGGGTCGATCCAGGCGGAGAAGCTCGCCATCGCCCAGATCAACGAGATGGGCGGCGTGCTGGGCCGCAAGATCAAGGTGATCCAGGAAGACGGCGCCTCCGACTGGCCGACCTTCGCCGAGAAGGCCAAGAAGCTCCTCGTCAACGACCATTGCGCCGCCGTGATGGGCTGCTGGACCTCGGCCTCGCGCAAGGCGGCTCTTCCAGTATTCGAACAGTATAACGGCCTGCTCTACTACCCGACCTTCTACGAGGGCCTAGAGCAGTCCAAGAACGTCATCTATACCGGCCAGGAAGCCACGCAGCAGATCCTCGAATCGCTGAACTGGGTCACCAAGGAGAAGGGCGCCAAGACGTTCTTCTTCATCGGCTCGGATTACATCTGGCCGCGCACCTCGAACAAGATCGCCCGCAAGCACATCGAGAACGTGCTCAAGACCAAGGTCGTCGGCGAGGAGTACTTCCCGCTGGGCCACACGCAGTTCAACTCGGTCATTAACAAGATCAAGCTGACCAAGCCCGACGTGATCTTCACCGACGTCGTCGGCGGTTCGAACGTGGCGTTCTACAAGCAGCTCAAGGCGGCCGGCATCGATCTCGCCAAGCAGACCCTGCTGACCATCTCGGTGACGGAAGACGAGATCGACGGCATCGGCGGCGACAACATAGCCGGGGCGTACTCCTGCATGAAGTACTTCCAGTCCTTGAAGAACCCGAACAACGAAAAATTCGTCGCCGCCTTCCACAAGATGTGGGGCGAGAAGACCGTCATCGGCGACGTGACCCAGGCCGCCTATCTCGGGCCCTTCCTGTGGAAGATGTCGGTGGAGAAGGCCGGCTCCTTCGATGTCGACAAGGTGGTCGCGGCCTCCGCCGACATCGAGTTCAAGGAAGCCCCCGAGGGCTACGTCAAGATCCACCCGAACCACCATCTCTGGTCGAAGACCCGCGTCGCCAAGGCCCTGCCCAGCGGACAGTTCGAGATCGTCTACGAGAGCCCCGCGCTCATCGAGCCGAACCCCTTTCCGAAGGGCTACCAGTAGCACTGCGCCCCCCGCCATCGCAGGACGAGTTCCAGCCGTGGCGCGGGTCCCCTCTCCTGGAAGGAGAGGGACAGGGTGAGGTGTGTGACCTTTCCGGGTGTGGACCACACCTCACCCCAACCCTCTCCTTCCAGGAGAGGGAGTCGGCGGCAAAGCTTTCATCTGCGTGGCGCCGGCCCACAAACGGCCTGATGCTTGCAAACCAGAAGCCGCATTCTTCGGAAGGTCGAAAACATGCTCGGTGACTATTCCCTCGGAGATCTCGGCGCGATCTTCGCGATGCAGGGTTTCGCCGGCCTGATCCTGTTCTCGGTCTACGTGCTGATGGCCCTCGGCCTCGCGGTCATCTTCGGCCAGATGGGCGTGATCAACATGGCGCACGGGGAGTTCATGATCCTCGGCGCCTACGTCACCTATCTGTGCTCGACCTTCTTCCAGACCCACC
This region includes:
- the amiC_1 gene encoding Aliphatic amidase expression-regulating protein, with amino-acid sequence MAADNEHGPHSALRRKLLMGLASIPAMAMMPRSAFAAAPPTSAVNTTGLAVTDTEVTVGILHSATGTMAISETGSIQAEKLAIAQINEMGGVLGRKIKVIQEDGASDWPTFAEKAKKLLVNDHCAAVMGCWTSASRKAALPVFEQYNGLLYYPTFYEGLEQSKNVIYTGQEATQQILESLNWVTKEKGAKTFFFIGSDYIWPRTSNKIARKHIENVLKTKVVGEEYFPLGHTQFNSVINKIKLTKPDVIFTDVVGGSNVAFYKQLKAAGIDLAKQTLLTISVTEDEIDGIGGDNIAGAYSCMKYFQSLKNPNNEKFVAAFHKMWGEKTVIGDVTQAAYLGPFLWKMSVEKAGSFDVDKVVAASADIEFKEAPEGYVKIHPNHHLWSKTRVAKALPSGQFEIVYESPALIEPNPFPKGYQ